acaaaattttgccaAAACTTTTTAGTCTGcagacctgccaacttttgaaaatctccaTGGGGGATTTAGCGCGCGACAAGATTTTTAAGGGTTACAATTTCTGTGAGCAATGTTTTTTACTCCTAAAATAGTCTAagttctcttcttttttcttttggtatactAATGATGAGCTTGTAGGCCTTGGTTacttttatttgcatgattcttgtactattaaattatagaattgacaaaataactgaggaatagagaaaatggcattaaaaataaaggattCAAAGTAGAGACCCCCCTTTCCTCCCTCCAAAGACCTTCTCATCTATGAACCTTGACTCAAAACACCTAAAACTACATGTCCTAAAGTAAGAAGGATGAAGACATATTTTGATTTAGTCTTACTCATGGTCTTTATATCAGTATCAATGAGAAAATGGATtcaatttgagttatctttctttgtattcagAGGTGCTCTTACCTGCGGAGGCTTATACAGTAACACAGTAGAAGTGTACACAAAATGGCGTCGATTTTAGATCAACAGACACACGATGTCTGCTTtcacaaattaaacaaatttcaagATAAACGATCTTTTCTTGAGAGTTCTTTACAGTTCTCatctttcaattaattatgattttgctGTGGAACTATGGCAAATGTTGCAAATTGTGcttgtatgataaattgattaaaattgaaaggTTTCACcaaattaatacaaattaattttgaggATTGTTACGACCCATTAGGTAATCTGATTACATACAACCACTAATTATGACACCTGTTGTGACTGTTGATTAGCTTAGGGTCATTGACTTGTCATAATATGTCCCCaggtaaaatgattgattttttaaaattgatcagaaaaacttcaaaatcggtaaacaataattttttcgGGTATATTTGTTGATAATCGGGATTTTGACTAATTTTACAATCCCGATATCGGGATTCGGGTTGAGGGGTAAAAATCGGGATGATACCGCGAAAATCGGGATAGTTGGCAGGTCTGAGTCtgaatgaaattttactagtctGAGGCAGCAGACTATTGGCTAACAGTGCAGACTGAaattaaatgtgattttaacttttgcgacattgaaaaaaatcctgtttacttcatataaaaaacttcaaaatgcaaatttaaattattgagATTAGAACCCTGTGGCTTCTTTtctcaataataaaaacatcgcaataatttctgaatttacagtacttacCAACAGGTTTAACATGAGCCAGATTACACTCTATAGCTTGGAATGGCAAGGCCTCAAATTCAGATCTGGAAGAACAAAACTAAGATTACACTCTAGAGCTTGGAATGGCAAGGCCTCAAATTCAGATCTGAAAGAACAAAACTAAGATTACACTCTATAGCTTGGAATGGCAAGGCCTCAAATTCAGATCTGAAAGAACAAAACTAAGATTACACTCTAGAGCTTGGAATGGCAAGGCCTCAAATTCAGATCTGGAAGAACAAAACTAAGATTACACTCTAGAGCTTGGAATGGCAAGGCCTCAAATTCAGATCTGAAAGAACAAAACTAAGATTACACTCTAGAGCTTGGAATGGCAAGGCCTCAAATTCAGATCTGGAAGAACAAAACTAAGATTACACTCTATAGCTTGGAATGGCAAGGCCTCAAATTCAGATCTGAAAGAACAAAACTAAGATTACACTCTATAGCTTGGAATGGCAAGGCCTCAAATTCAGATCTGTAAGAACAAAACTAAGATTACACTCTAGAGCTTGGAATGGCAAGGCCTCAAATTCAGATCTGTAAGAACAAAACTAAGATTACACTCTAGAGCTTGGAATGGCAAGGCCTCAAATTCAGATCTGAAAGAACAAAACTAAGATTACACTCTATAGCTTGGAATGGCAAGGCCTCAAATTCAGATCTGAAAGAACAAAACTAAGATTACACTCTATAGCTTGGAATGGCAAGGCCTCAAATTCAGATCTGGAAGAACAAAACTAAGATTACACTCTATAGCTTGGAATGGCAAGGCCTCAAATTCAGATCTGAAAGAACAAAACTAAGATTACACTCTAGAGCTTGGAATGGCAAGGCCTCAAATTCAGATCTGGAAGAACAAAACTAAGATTACACTCTAGAGCTTGGAATGGCAAGGCCTCAAATTCAGATCTGGAAGAACAAAACTAAGATTACACTCTAGAGCTTGGAATGGCAAGGCCTCAAATTCAGATCTGTAAGAACAAAACTAAGATTACACTCTATAGCTTGGAATGGCAAGGCCTCAAATTCAGATCTGAAAGAACAAAACTATAATAATCTCATGGTACCTGTGTCAAATTACTGGTGATGGACACAGCAAGTAAACAATGATCAATATCATTGAACAAGGGGAGATAATGACTATAAttacttttcatatttattCAATGCTTCAATGAGTCCacagataaatatttcattaagttATGGTTACCAAAGTAGTCTGTTGCAAATATAAAAGTTgcctctaatttttttttaaattaataaaagtagACAGACATgctaatttttcatttcaaactttatatatatgattGTGACCAAGAATTGTTCCAATcaaaaagaggaaaaaaatatttaaagagttaaAAGACAATAGatgataaacaagaatgtgtcccaagtacaaggatgccccatccgcaatATCCTTTTCCATGTTCATTGGACCTTGAAAATCagataaaatctctaatttggcattaaaattagaaagatcattaCATAAGGAACATGattaaatttcaagttgattggacttcaacttcatcaaaaactaccattatcaaaaactttaacctgaagcaggactgACAGAAGAATGGCTGTACAGAACAGAAAACATTATGCCCATAAATGGtgtaaaaaaaagacacaaagggAATGGAAGGACAGTTTTTAATGAATTTGACAGAGTTTTGTCCTAAAAAACACAAGATTAACAAGACAAAAACAAAGTAACTGCAGACACAGGGAATGAGTTTAGCTGTTTTGATAGTTTGCAATATTCAACaagaatattatttaaacaaaacacatgtatttttatttgtatctatctgatgagttaagcctttttcaagtGATTTTCATAGttagttcttatgttgtactgtttcaCCACTATCCCAGGTAAgggaagggttgggatcccacttacatgtttaaccttgCCACATTCTGTGTGtttgtgcctgtctcaagtcaggaccctgtaatttagtggttgtcatttgtggCTGCATATTTGTTTGTCGTTCAATTTCTTGTACATTAATAAGGTTGTTAGTTctttggtttgaattgttttacattttgtaattccagggccttttatatctgaatatgggctttgctcattgttgaaggccgtatagtgacctatagatgttaatttcagtgtcatttggtcttctGTTGTctcatggcaatcataccacttcttctaTTGTATATGTTCAATGCTTAGATGAATAAAATTTGAACCTCAAAGGAAGTCATATCTATTTACCTCAGTCTTCGAACCTTGTTGAAGGGGAGATAACCACTGTCTCCATAATCAACATACAACAGATCTAAAGTGTCGCCCTCTACCCCCATCACCTTGGCTCTATACCATGAGGTATCATTCTCAAATGGTGCAGCTACCAGATCTCCTGTTGATGGGTTTGATACATCGTAACCCTGTAAAATAAATGCTCACGATTATAAAACACAACACTGTAAGATAAACACCACTTAACATCGTAACCCTGTAAAATAAATGCTATTATTATCCCTGTAAAATAAAGGCTCTTaaataacgtgactctgtaagATAAACACCACTTAACATCGTAACCCTGAAAAATAAAGGCTTTTaaataacgtgactctgtaagATAAACACCACTTAACATCGTAAGCCTGTAAAATAAAGGCTGTTAAACAACGCAACTCTTTAGGATAAACACCACTTAACATCGTAACCCTGTAAAATAAAGGCTGTTAAACAACGCAACTCTTTAGGATAAACACCACTTAACATCGTAACCCTGTAAAATAAAGGCTTTTaaataacgtgactctgtaagATAAACACCACTTAACATCGTAACCCTGTAAAATAAAGGCTGTTAAACAATGCAACTCTTTAGGATAAACACCACTTAACATCGTAACCCTGTAAAATAAAGGCTGTTAAACAACGCAACATTTTAGGATAAACACCACTTAACATCGTAACCCTGTAAAATAAAGGCTGTTAAACAACGCAACTCTTTAGGATAAACACCACTTAACATCGTAACCCTGTAAAATAAAGGCTGTTAAACAACGCAACTCTTTAGGATAAACACCACTTAACATCGTAACCCTGTAAAATAAAGGCTGTTAAACAACGCAACTCTTTAGGATAAACACCACTTAACATCGTAACCCTGTAAAATAAAGGCTGTTAAACAACGCAACTCTTTAGGATAAACACCACTTAACATCGTAACCCTGTAAAATAAAGGCTGTTAAACAACGCAACTCTTTAGGATAAACACCACTTAACATCGTAACCCTGTAAAATAAAGGCTGTTAAACAACGCAACTCTTTAGGATAAACACCACTTAACATCGTAACCCTGTAAAATAAAGGCTGTTAAACAACGCAACTCTTTAGGATAAACACCACTTAACATCGTAACCCTGTAAAATAAAGGCTGTTAAACAACGCAACTCTTTAGGATAAACACCACTTAACATCGTAACCCTGTAAAATAAAGGCTGTTAAACAACGCAACTCTTTAGGATAAACACCACTTAACATCGTAACCCTGTAAAATAAAGGCTGTTAAACAACACAACTCTTTAGGATAAACACCACTTAACATCGTTACCCTGTAAAATAAAGGCTGTTAAACAACACAACTCTGTAAGATAAACACCACTTAACATCGTAACCCTGTAAAATAAAGGCTGTTAAACAACACAACTCTGTAAGATAAACACCACTTAACATCGTAACCCTGTAAAATAAAGGCTGTTAAACAACGCAACTCTTTAGGATAAACACCACTTAACATCGTAACCCTGTAAAATAAAGGCTGTTAAACAACACAACTCTTTAGGATAAACACCACTTAACATCGTTAGACTGAGTCTCAGTCTGAATGATAAATGCTATCAAACATAGTAACCCTGCTATTAAACATTATAACCATGAAAAGTACATGCTATTAAACATATTACATTGTCAAAACAAGAAATAACAAACCACTGAACTCTTGCTTACTAAATAATGGGTTATCAGAGACTCTTAAAATTGATAACACTCAAAGAAAAATGCAAAGAAATACAGCTGATTTTCATTATCTTGGAAGTCAGCCTTACTagagaatttttttatatacctaAATGTAGTTCAATTCAAACAAATACAAGAAATTTGACAGACCAAGGGACACAACCTTTACTTAGATTGGTAAGGCTAAAATATATCCAGATAGATATGGATAGAGGTTTGATAGTTTGGTCCGAGATAAATGTATCtatatgaatttatattttattataatagtaaaaaatattaaaagctgttttgtctctttgtttgttctgtacaaaaacaatttttcatgTTGTTTTTAGCTTAGAAATTAATTTCTGACATTTGTAGGAGgtataaaattttgtaattcaaTCCAATAGGTAGAACTATCCTTAGggctattccattaaaatgtatgcaGGAGGGTAGGAAGGGAAGTTTAATTATTGAATGTGGGTCATGAGTCTTTTTTCAGTATGCATCTATTACCATTAtgcaaaattctttaaaaaaaagttcttggTTTCAGGGATATTTTAAAAGTCCCGTCCTATCCTCCATATACATTATAATGGAATAGCCCTTAGCAAACCTGTGGCATTTCTGAggtataaaatgaaatattccttTCCTAGACCCTATGTACTTTTGACTGACATCATTTACAAACCTGTGGCATTTCTGAGGTATAAAATGAAGTGATTCTATCGACCAAGTTATCCAACTCAACAGACATAGAAGATAGAATTTGGACCCAGAACAGTCCTGGGTTAGCCACGGCGGACACATAGACCTCAATATAGTCCCTGCCTGCGGGCCATCCTCTCACTGCTGGATGGACCTGTTGGAGTTCAGTGGGCTCTGGGACTCCATTAGCTTCATCTGTAAATAGAAAGGTCTGAGTTAATAGCCTtatacattaaattttaaatatcactGTTTCAAACTGTAATAATCAGTtcctatgttctaattttaaacACATATCTATACAGATAACTTGTTAACTTCtaagggctgttccagaaaatactatgttCCCCCCAGGGACggcacttttttttaacccccaccacccacagaaataaaattgaattagaaCAGCACTCCCTTTgcattttggtatttcaactACAACCACccacataatatttaaaaaaaattgccttccctgggggggacatagtattttctggaacagccctaaGTTGTTTGGTCTTTGCAGTGATTTTGCTAGCCCTCATCAGTTTTGTCATTAACCTGTTCATGAAATGGTTTTCAAAATGACTGTGAATCTgctttgatttcttttaaaaaaaatggaatccAACTTTTATTGACCAGGAATGTCCCCTGGAAAAAACTGAAGTGAAATTGTCAACTAGATTTCTGTATTCTATATCAGAATCTTTTCATAATAAAGGCTAAATAAGTCAAATCATGCAATAACTGGCAATCGTGCCTAAGTCATTTAAAGTCTTACAAAGATGTATAGCTATTAATAAACATCCTTGGTACCTTGCtgtaatacaaaataaagttgattttcatattttgccaAAGTGACTAAAGCCCTTAAAATCCTAGCTTAAACcctgggtcttcaatgtagagttgtcccattggctaTAATTtcaaatcttcttatttctttATGAGAAACTTGCAAATACTGGgagtgaaaaacataaaatatcacTTCTACTTATGAAATTacaaatgaatccacagtatgttacAATGACCTGTATTACCATGGTAACTAGAAGACATATCTGTCCTTCCTTCCGTCTGCTTGTCTTGTACgtgttgttttggtttttgtctTTGTTCTCTATTGGCCTCCATTACAGCTTTCTTGGCTCTGAATAATTCCTCATCATCTATCTTTTCTTGTATCATAGACTGGAATAGAGTTAATTGTATGctttagagttatctcccttcaacagaacattgactgattttaaaaaaattatgaagagTAGATTACATCTGGAAAGTTGTCTGTgctttacaataaatacatctCTTTTTTCTGATGAAATACCATTACATTTCTCTGTTGAATTAATAAATAGTCTTGAACCAGggtaaatatttttctgaatcTTAACTCACCTGTTTCCCCTTCTTAACTCATCTTTATAGCAAGCTCTATATTTTCATTAGTACCAGAAATAtgtcactttcatttttttaattaacttaacTACAGTATATGGCAAACGCTTTTTTTTCTTAGGTACCAGTAATAAGTAACTATTTTTCCAAATCCCTGTTTCTCCTTCTTTACTCATCTTAGCCAGTTCTGTTTTCGTTGGTACCAGTAATGTGTGACTATTTGTCTGAATCCCTGTTTCCCCTTAACTCACATTAGCTCTGTTATCTTTAGTACCAATAATAGGTCACTATTTTACTGAATTTCTGTTTCCTCTTGTTTACTTACTGTAGCTAGCTCTATGTTTTCTTTAATACCAATAATAGGTAACTATTTTTCTGAATCCCTGTTTCCCCTTCTTAACTCATCTTTATAGCAAGCTCTATATTTTCTTTGGTACCAGTAATAGGTCACTATTTTTCTGAATCCCTGTTTTCCCTTTTTAACTCACCTTAGCCAGCTCTATGTTTTCTTTGGTACCAGTAATGGTAACAGTTCTCTCAGATTCTCTATAATCATCACATGTTCTGTCAACGTAAACTTTGGCTTTAGAAGTTCGTGACATCTGACGAATAGTGTCACCATTTCTACCTGTTAAAGATTTATCacacatttattattttcattcaagattttttatatagaacTATATGCAGAGTATTTATTTGTCAGTTATTCATCATTTGTTCTATGGTTTGGTAGTGGTTGATTGTTACTTTTTATGGATTTTTCCCTTTTTGAATTTGtcttggtatttttgttatactttttttctagAGGATAATTGGG
The nucleotide sequence above comes from Mytilus trossulus isolate FHL-02 chromosome 5, PNRI_Mtr1.1.1.hap1, whole genome shotgun sequence. Encoded proteins:
- the LOC134718934 gene encoding tudor and KH domain-containing protein-like; translated protein: MELTTRNKLLLLIGAPTTLLLGYWLLRSADDDDEEEETAEKMATSRQTVIDVKVPPKAVGAVIGRQGAMIKEIQQISGAKVNFTDNKRDSQEERGVVIRGTPEAAQMAENMIRKIIGELPVIVTEEMVVPGKCLGRIIGRNGDTIRQMSRTSKAKVYVDRTCDDYRESERTVTITGTKENIELAKSMIQEKIDDEELFRAKKAVMEANREQRQKPKQHVQDKQTEGRTDMSSSYHDEANGVPEPTELQQVHPAVRGWPAGRDYIEVYVSAVANPGLFWVQILSSMSVELDNLVDRITSFYTSEMPQGYDVSNPSTGDLVAAPFENDTSWYRAKVMGVEGDTLDLLYVDYGDSGYLPFNKVRRLRSEFEALPFQAIECNLAHVKPVGDTWSEDSIEVFDELTYAAKWKVLMAKKINHHQSSMGIIPVLELMDTNTDKDVNIAQEMVKRGYAMWDESD